The segment CCACGCCACCGGACTGACACGTCGGGAGTCACGTGGGTGCCACCGTGACCACATGCGGGGTCGTTTACCGCAGATGTTGACCGAGACGGGTTGCTTACGAAGAGGCCTCTGCGCGCACGCCGATGACCAAGGGCATGCTCGATCGGGCCATCCGCCCCTACCGGTACGCCAAGCGTTTACGCAGGCTGCACATGGACCATCGAGCTGCGGAAATGTGATGCGGTCACCCATGACATGGTGCGGATCCAGCTTGCGGAGAAGGAACCGCCCGCGCCGGCACGCGGTTCGGACAGTGCAGCGATGAGGAGGGCGAGCATGGTTCCCTACCGGTTGGGGGAAGCGGTCAAGAGCGGTACCGGCCTGCGTTCGGCTGCCGACGGTCTGGCAGCGGCTGAACCATTGGCCCGCCCACTGCGGGCTGGCAGGCCGTGTCGATGACGGCCGCGGAACTGACACCGGATCCCACCAATCCTCCCGTGCTCATTCAAGGCGGGATGGGCGTCGGCGTCTCCGGCTGGCGGCTCGCCCGCGCTGTGGGCCGGACCGGGCAGCTCGGAGTGGTGTCCGGGGTTGCCCTCGACGCCCTGCTCGCGCGGCGGCTGCAGCACGGCGACGAGGGCGGGCACGTGCGGCATGCCTTGGCGCACTTTCCGGTCGCCTCGGTTGCGCAGTGCGTGCTGGACCGGTATTTCGTGCCGGGCGGGGTGCCGGACGGCCGGCCGTTGCGGCCGGTACCGCAGCTCGGATTGCGGCCTCAGCGTCACGCTCAGCAGTTGACGATCGTGGCGAACTTCGTGGAGGTGTTCCTGGCCAAGCAGGGACATGACGGCCCGGTCGGTGTGAACTACCTGGAGAAGATTCAGCTGGCAACGCCGGCGGCGGTGTACGGGGCGATGCTCGCCGGAGTGGACTACGTCCTGATGGGCGCCGGGCTGCCCACCGAGGTCCCGGGTCTGCTGGACGCGCTGGCGGGGCACCGCCTCGCGCAGCTGTCCGTGACGGTGCACGGGGCGGCGCCCGGCGAGGACCGTCACGTCACCATCGATCCCCACGATCTGCTGGGTGGGGACATCGGCCGGCTGCGGCGGCCTCGGCTGCTGGCCATCGTGTCGTCGGCCACGCTGGCCGCCTATCTGGCCCGCGACGAGGCGACCCGCCCGGACGGCTTCGTCCTGGAGACCTCGGGCGCGGGTGGTCACAGCGCTCGGCCTCGCGGGCGGCTGACCGTCGACGACGACGGAGAACCTGTGTACGGCCCGCGTGATCACCTCGACGTGCCCAAGGTTGCCGCTCTCGGACTGCCGTTCTGGTTGGCCGGTGGGCAGAGCAGCCCCGAACGGCTGGCCGCTGCCCAGGCCGCGGGCGCCGCCGGAATCCAGGTCGGCACGGCATTCGCGTTGTGCCGGGAGTCAGGACTCGATGACGATCTCAGGAAGCGGCTGCTCCGCCAGGCCGCCCAGGGGACCCTGATCGTGTGTAACGATGTCCGGGCCTCGCCCACCGGGTTCCCGTTCAAAATGGTGTCATTGCCTGGCACCACCGCCGACGAACAGGTCTACGCCGAGCGGCCACGGCTATGCGACCTCGGCTACCTGCGCAACCCGTACCGGCGATCCGACGGCAAGGTGGGATTCCGCTGCCCGGCGGAACCAGTCGACGAATACGTGCGCAAGGGCGGGTCGGCGGACGACACCGTAGGCAGCCGATGTCTGTGCAACGGCTTGGTCGCCACCGTGGGATTCGGCCAGCGACGGCCCGACAACTACGTCGAACCGCCACTAGTGACCCTCGGACAGGATCTCGCCTTCCTGCCGCACCTGACCCCGGACGGCGACGACTACACCGCCGCGGACGTCGTCAGATACCTGCTCGCCGCCGCGCCGGCGGACACGGCGGCCTGACGTCGCCGGATGTCCTCGCGAATCCCGCGACGAGCGCAGCGGCTTGTGCTTGCGGACGTACGCCGCCAGGGCGTTAGCCACGGCGCGACCGGGTGTGCCGTGGCCGCTCGGCAGGTGCAGGCCTTCGCTTTGACCGGTTGCCGCTTGGACATTCGGCACAACGTGCCCAACGGTGTCGTCGCCGCCGAACTGGGCCCGCCTGACTATGTCAGTTCGTCACTGGACGTCGATCAGGCCGCGGGCGCCGCGTTCGGCGTCGACCATGACGTGGCTGACGAACGGATAGTGGCCAGGTTCGGGCAGGACGGTTTCGACGAATCCGCCACCGGCTGGTGTCAGGTCGAGGACCTGGGCGGCTCCGGCGTCGGCGGGGCGTAGCTGCCACCGGCCTTCCCTGTACACGGTGTCGAAGTGGGCGCCGACGATGTGGAATGCGCTGGTGCGGTTCGGTCCGGCGTTGAGGACCCAGATCCGGACGCGGTCACCGGCGCGGGCGGTCAGCGGCTGGTGCGCGTACTGGTTGACGTAGCCGTTGAAGACCACCGCGTCGGGCTGCTCAGCCTGCATCTTGGCCAGGTCGCCGGGTTTTCCGTCGGCGCCGAGGTAGAGCTCGGATTGTACGAGGACGTACTCGTGATCGACGGCCGGCAGGCCGGGCGGGTCGATGATGACGGCGCCGTACATGCCGTTGCCGATGTGGTGCAGCATCGGCATGGTCGAGCAGTGGTACATCCAGATCCCGGCCTTGGTGGCGGTGAACCGGTAGACCAGTCGTTCGCCGGGGTTGATGGGCCGCATCGGCTCGTCGGGGGCGAGCGCGCCGGCGTGGAAGTCGACGCCGTGGTCGAGGCTGCCGTCGTTGATCAGGGTGATCTCGAAGGTGTCACCGACCCGGCCGCGCAGGACAGGACCCGGAGTGGTGCCGTTGAACGTCCACAGCTGCTGGACGACTCCGGGTGCGATCTCGTGTTGGACTTCCTGCACGCGCAGGTCGAGCCGGTGCAGCCGGCCGGTGGGGGCCGATGGTGCGGTGGCATCGCGGGCGGTGAAGCCGGCGGCCGGGGTGGCCATGGCGTCGATCGAAGGTGCCG is part of the Actinoplanes sp. NBC_00393 genome and harbors:
- a CDS encoding nitronate monooxygenase; the protein is MTAAELTPDPTNPPVLIQGGMGVGVSGWRLARAVGRTGQLGVVSGVALDALLARRLQHGDEGGHVRHALAHFPVASVAQCVLDRYFVPGGVPDGRPLRPVPQLGLRPQRHAQQLTIVANFVEVFLAKQGHDGPVGVNYLEKIQLATPAAVYGAMLAGVDYVLMGAGLPTEVPGLLDALAGHRLAQLSVTVHGAAPGEDRHVTIDPHDLLGGDIGRLRRPRLLAIVSSATLAAYLARDEATRPDGFVLETSGAGGHSARPRGRLTVDDDGEPVYGPRDHLDVPKVAALGLPFWLAGGQSSPERLAAAQAAGAAGIQVGTAFALCRESGLDDDLRKRLLRQAAQGTLIVCNDVRASPTGFPFKMVSLPGTTADEQVYAERPRLCDLGYLRNPYRRSDGKVGFRCPAEPVDEYVRKGGSADDTVGSRCLCNGLVATVGFGQRRPDNYVEPPLVTLGQDLAFLPHLTPDGDDYTAADVVRYLLAAAPADTAA
- a CDS encoding multicopper oxidase domain-containing protein, which encodes MPHPTPPAEPRPATGGHRPLGGFATGLALVLLAVLVGAAAQRITGGSPAPASAAAQVTATGRTTTVAVTADGMRFHPDRITVPAGDRLVIELTNKDRRRHDLALATGAKTPTIGPDDTARLDAGVIGATVEGWCSLPGHRQSGMTLTITTTAQQSLADGDHNTGHAASDVPAAAPSIDAMATPAAGFTARDATAPSAPTGRLHRLDLRVQEVQHEIAPGVVQQLWTFNGTTPGPVLRGRVGDTFEITLINDGSLDHGVDFHAGALAPDEPMRPINPGERLVYRFTATKAGIWMYHCSTMPMLHHIGNGMYGAVIIDPPGLPAVDHEYVLVQSELYLGADGKPGDLAKMQAEQPDAVVFNGYVNQYAHQPLTARAGDRVRIWVLNAGPNRTSAFHIVGAHFDTVYREGRWQLRPADAGAAQVLDLTPAGGGFVETVLPEPGHYPFVSHVMVDAERGARGLIDVQ